One Osmerus mordax isolate fOsmMor3 chromosome 26, fOsmMor3.pri, whole genome shotgun sequence DNA segment encodes these proteins:
- the fam20b gene encoding glycosaminoglycan xylosylkinase: MKLKQRVVVLCAIVLLLGLVKIFLLDGGEGSVASRRDLRAFRKMEAGLSLSRGARLTNTLQSPWEVAGQWVGPREVYPEETPELAAVLTALSTARVERADVGYKGTQLKALLVLDGGQKVVFKPKRYNRDHVVEGEPYAGYDRHNAEVAAFHLDRILGFRRAPLVVGRYVNLRSEFKPVATDQLLSTFLMQGNNTCFYGKCYYCRESEPACAEGEMMEGSLTLWLPDVWPLQKHRHPWGRTYREGKLARWEYDESYCEAVKKMPPYDAGPRLLDVIDTAIFDYLIGNADRHHYESFQDDGGASMLILLDNAKSFGNAALDERSIIAPLYQCCMVRVSTWNRLNLLRGGALSAAMRLALSFDPINPVLAELHLAALDRRLAGIVATVKQCMETQGQDNTLIEDRMNLPHP, encoded by the exons ATGAAGCTAAAACAGCGCGTGGTGGTTTTGTGTGCCATCGTTCTCCTGCTGGGCTTGGTCAAGATATTTCTgctggatggaggggagggctcCGTGGCAAGCCGGAGGGATCTCCGAGCCTTCCGCAAG ATGGAGGCAGGCCTCTCCCTGTCCAGGGGCGCTCGGCTCACAAACACCCTGCAGTCTCCGTGGGAGGTGGCGGGCCAGTGGGTGGGGCCCAGGGAGGTGTACCCGGAGGAGACCCCCGAGCTGGCGGCCGTCCTGACCGCCCTCAGCACCGCCCGGGTGGAGCGCGCCGACGTGGGGTACAAGGGCACCCAGCTCAAAGCCCTGCTCGTGCTGGACGGGGGCCAGAAGGTGGTCTTCAAGCCCAAgag GTACAACAGAGACcatgtggtggagggggagccGTATGCCGGCTACGACAGACACAATGCTGAGGTGGCTGCCTTTCATCTGGACAG GATCCTAGGGTTCAGGAGGGCGCCCCTGGTGGTGGGGAGATACGTCAACCTCCGCTCTGAGTTCAAGCCTGTAGCTACAGACCAGCTGTTGAGCACCTTCCTAATGCAGG gtaATAACACCTGCTTCTATGGAAAGTGTTACTACTGCAGAGAGAGCGAGCCGGCCTGTGCGGAGGGGGAGATGATGGAGGGCTCGTTGACGCTATGGCTCCCGGATGTTTGGCCTCTGCAGAAACACAGGCACCCCTGGGGACGAACCTACAGAGAGGGCAAACTGGCCAG gtgggAGTACGACGAGAGTTACTGTGAGGCCGTAAAGAAGATGCCCCCTTACGACGCCGGACCCAGGCTGCTGGACGTCATCGACACGGCCATCTTTGATTACCTCATCGGTAACGCAGACCGCCATCACTACGAGAGTTTCCAGGACGACGGGGGAGCCAGCATGCTCATCCTCCTTGACAACGCTAAAAG TTTTGGCAACGCAGCCCTGGATGAACGGAGCATCATCGCCCCACTTTACCAGTGCTGCAT ggTGCGCGTGTCAACGTGGAACAGGCTGAACCTGTTGAGGGGCGGGGCCCTGAGCGCAGCCATGCGCCTGGCCCTCAGCTTCGACCCCATCAACCCCGTCCTGGCCGAGCTGCACCTCGCCGCGCTGGACCGGCGCCTGGCGGGCATCGTAGCAACCGTCAAGCAGTGCATGGAGACGCAGGGTCAAGACAACACCCTCATAGAGGACCGCATGAACCTGCCCCACCCCTAG
- the faslg gene encoding tumor necrosis factor ligand superfamily member 6, with the protein MSCSMTTPYPQVFMVDNNRDPPSSVHPPDLVPCWMFPPAQERVRRRREKGWPCQGGLLLAVLFVLLLVFAALGLGALQIHRLQMELATVQQEISTQNGGPVLQKQVGLQEAERAREETDERPAAHVIAGSKQDGSQKTLRWEPQAGRAFTMGGVVYRAGELQVNHTGLYQVYSRVEYFIKDCSPTDWVVHTVLLRRPGHSKDLVLMQAHREGYCRSSKDRQLWSSGSHLGSVHQLQRDDRIYVNVSRPDMISHNHNGNFFGLYKI; encoded by the exons atgtcctgCAGCATGACCACTCCATACCCCCAGGTGTTCATGGTGGACAACAACAGAGATCCTCCCTCCTCGGTCCATCCTCCAGACCTGGTCCCCTGTTGGATGTTCCCCCCGGcccaggagagggtgaggagacggagggagaaggGCTGGCCCTGCCAAGGGGGCCTGTTGCTGGCTGTGCTGTTTGTCCTGCTGCTGGTGTTTGCAGCTCTGGGACTGGGGGCCTTGCAGATCCACAGGCTGCAGATGGAACTTGCTACGGTGCAACAG GAAATATCTACACAAAATGGGGGGCCTGTGCTACAGAAACAAGTTG GTCTCCAGGAAGCAGAACGAGCTAGAGAGGAGACTGATGAAAGACCTGCAGCCCATGTCATTG CAGGGTCTAAGCAAGATGGATCACAGAAGACTCTGCGATGGGAGCCCCAAGCGGGTCGGGCCTTCACTATGGGAGGAGTGGTGTATCGAGCAGGGGAACTGCAGGTGAACCACACCGGACTGTACCAAGTCTACTCACGGGTGGAGTACTTCATCAAGGACTGCTCTCCCACGGATTGGGTGGTCCACACTGTTCTCCTGAGGAGACCCGGGCACTCCAAGGACCTGGTTCTGATGCAGGCCCACAGGGAGGGATACTGTCGCTCCAGCAAAGACCGGCAGCTGTGGTCGTCCGGCAGTCACTTGGGCTCGGTTCATCAGCTCCAGAGGGACGACAGGATCTACGTGAACGTGTCCAGACCGGACATGATCAGTCATAACCACAACGGCAACTTCTTCGGGCTTTACAAAATCTAA
- the zgc:77486 gene encoding AN1-type zinc finger protein 5 has product MAQETNQTQVPMLCTMGCGFYGNPRTNGMCSVCYKEHLQRQQGGGRSSPPGGEKAATSPVGSPGATGVSVESSTSEPSVESFPQPEDRTPSPSSPSPVTQQMTAMSISQDTAATDSDRADEDEDEGSSKNTGPGGEAGQAASDGDQTPDKNKKKNRCFTCRKKVGLTGFDCRCGNLFCAIHRYSDKHDCPYDYRGAAAARIRKENPIVVAEKIQKL; this is encoded by the exons ATGGCTCAGGAGACCAATCAGACACAGGTTCCAATGCTTTGCACTATGGGATGCGGTTTCTATGGTAACCCCCGCACCAACGGCATGTGCTCAGTCTGCTACAAGGAACACCTGCAGAGACAACAAGGCGGGGGTCGTTCCAGCCCCCCTGGTGGTGAGAAAG ctgCCACGTCTCCAGTGGGGTCTCCGGGAGCAACTGGAGTGTCGGTGGAGAGCTCGACGTCAGAGCCCAGCGTGGAGAGTTTCCCACAGCCCGAGGACAGGACACCCAG ccccAGTTCCCCCAGCCCGGTAACCCAACAAATGACAGCGATGAGCATCTCCCAGGACACGGCAGCCACCGATTCAGACCGGGCGGATGAAGATGAGGACGAGGGCTCGTCCAAAAACACAG GGccgggaggggaggcagggcaggcagCCTCTGACGGAGACCAGACCCCGGAtaaaaacaagaagaagaacCGGTGCTTCACCTGCCGGAAGAAGGTCGGGCTGACCG gctTTGACTGTCGCTGTGGCAACCTGTTCTGTGCCATCCATCGCTACTCGGATAAACACGACTGTCCCTACGACTACCGGGGCGCAGCCGCCGCCCGCATACGCAAGGAGAACCCCATCGTGGTGGCGGAGAAGATCCAGAAGTTATGA